The nucleotide sequence AGTACTAAGCACTTCTTCTCTCATTTTCTATCTAATCATGCATTTAAGCGGAGATCTTTTCGAGAAGAGCCTAAAAGGTAGATCTTTCAATGTCAATAAATCGATACAGTGTATATAGAAAATATTGATCACTCACGTTAAGTTTGGCAGGGACGGCACCGGTTACAGTTTCAATTGGTTGACCATCTTTGTAAGCGATGAAAGTTGGCATAGCTTTAATACCTGCGAATAGAGCGATTTCCTATGTataataattgaattgtTAGCTAATGTCAATTTTTGGACAAAAcatacaagaagaaatttaataaatgaaCGAATTGATATAAAATTATAACTCACCTCTTGTTCCTCAACGTCAACTTTTACGAATTTAACACCAGGGTATTCAGCTTCG is from Kwoniella pini CBS 10737 chromosome 1, complete sequence and encodes:
- a CDS encoding thioredoxin, encoding MVKAIESKSEFDSLIAGSEPVVVDYWATWCGPCKMISPHFAKLEAEYPGVKFVKVDVEEQEEIALFAGIKAMPTFIAYKDGQPIETVTGAVPAKLNALLEKISA